From a region of the Rathayibacter sp. VKM Ac-2804 genome:
- a CDS encoding DNA topoisomerase IV subunit B translates to MASTDYSARHLSVLEGLEAVRKRPGMYIGSTDSRGLMHCLWEVIDNSVDEALAGHGTEISVVLHKDDSVEVRDRARGIPVDIEPKTGLTGVEVVFTKLHAGGKFGSGSYAASGGLHGVGASVVNALSERLDVEVDRDGRTYRMSFHRGEPGRFADSGEPTPDAPFSPFENGSELEIVGKVKKGVTGTRVRYWADRQIFTKGAAFQTDDLVTRARQTAFLVPGLTIDIVDDREEERRAEMFRYDGGISEFVEFLAPDAAVTDVLRLSGSGTFTETVPVLTPGGAMVPTEVERTCEVDIALRWGTGYETVLRSFVNIISTPKGGTHQTGFEQGLLKLLRAQVEANARKLKAGSDKLEKDDALAGLTAVLTVRLPEPQFEGQTKEILGTPAVRAIVAQTITSTLGAVFASTKREDKAQMSQLLEKLVAEMKSRISARAHKETQRRKNALESSSLPAKLVDCRSNDVENSELFIVEGDSALGTAKLARNSEYQALLPIRGKILNVQKASIADMLSNTECASMIQVIGAGSGRSFELPAARYGKIILMSDADVDGAHIRTLLLTLFFRYMRPLVEAGRVFAAVPPLHRVVVMNSGRKPNETIYTYSEKELQGVLAGLSKANRRYQDPIQRYKGLGEMDADQLALTTMDRSRRTLRRVKVSDAENAGRVFELLMGNEVAPRKEFIVRGSETLSRDRIDV, encoded by the coding sequence ATGGCCTCCACCGACTACTCCGCACGGCACCTCTCCGTCCTCGAGGGCCTCGAGGCGGTGCGCAAGCGCCCCGGCATGTACATCGGCTCCACGGACTCCCGCGGCCTGATGCACTGCCTCTGGGAGGTCATCGACAACTCGGTCGACGAGGCCCTCGCCGGGCACGGCACCGAGATCAGCGTGGTGCTGCACAAGGACGACAGCGTGGAGGTCCGCGACCGCGCCCGCGGCATCCCGGTCGACATCGAGCCCAAGACGGGGCTCACCGGCGTCGAGGTCGTCTTCACCAAGCTGCACGCCGGCGGCAAGTTCGGCTCCGGCTCGTACGCCGCCTCCGGGGGACTGCACGGCGTGGGCGCGTCCGTGGTGAACGCGCTGTCCGAGCGGCTCGACGTCGAGGTCGACCGCGACGGCCGCACCTACCGGATGTCCTTCCACCGCGGCGAGCCCGGCCGCTTCGCGGACTCGGGCGAGCCGACCCCGGACGCCCCGTTCTCGCCGTTCGAGAACGGCTCCGAGCTGGAGATCGTCGGCAAGGTGAAGAAGGGCGTCACCGGGACGCGGGTCCGCTACTGGGCCGACCGGCAGATCTTCACGAAGGGCGCCGCCTTCCAGACCGACGACCTCGTCACCCGCGCCCGGCAGACCGCCTTCCTGGTGCCGGGGCTCACGATCGACATCGTCGACGACCGCGAGGAGGAGCGCCGCGCCGAGATGTTCCGCTACGACGGCGGCATCTCGGAGTTCGTCGAGTTCCTCGCTCCGGACGCGGCGGTCACCGACGTGCTGCGGCTCTCCGGCAGCGGCACCTTCACCGAGACCGTGCCGGTGCTCACCCCCGGCGGCGCGATGGTGCCGACCGAGGTCGAGCGGACCTGCGAGGTCGACATCGCGCTGCGCTGGGGCACCGGCTACGAGACCGTGCTGCGCAGCTTCGTCAACATCATCTCGACACCCAAGGGCGGCACGCACCAGACCGGCTTCGAGCAGGGCCTCCTGAAGCTCCTCCGCGCCCAGGTCGAGGCGAACGCCCGGAAGCTCAAGGCGGGCTCCGACAAGCTGGAGAAGGACGACGCTCTCGCGGGGCTCACCGCGGTGCTGACCGTGCGCCTGCCCGAGCCGCAGTTCGAGGGACAGACGAAGGAGATCCTCGGCACGCCGGCCGTCCGCGCGATCGTCGCGCAGACGATCACCTCGACCCTCGGCGCCGTGTTCGCCTCGACGAAGCGCGAGGACAAGGCGCAGATGTCGCAGCTGCTCGAGAAGCTCGTCGCCGAGATGAAGTCCCGGATCTCGGCCCGCGCGCACAAGGAGACGCAGCGGCGGAAGAACGCGCTCGAGTCCTCGTCCCTGCCGGCCAAGCTCGTCGACTGCCGCAGCAACGACGTCGAGAACAGCGAGCTCTTCATCGTCGAGGGCGACTCGGCGCTGGGCACCGCGAAGCTGGCCCGCAACAGCGAGTACCAGGCGCTGCTGCCGATCCGCGGCAAGATCCTCAACGTGCAGAAGGCGAGCATCGCCGACATGCTCTCGAACACCGAGTGCGCCTCGATGATCCAGGTGATCGGGGCGGGGTCGGGCCGCTCCTTCGAGCTGCCCGCCGCGCGCTACGGGAAGATCATCCTGATGAGCGACGCCGACGTCGACGGCGCGCACATCCGCACGCTGCTGCTCACCCTGTTCTTCCGCTACATGCGGCCGCTGGTCGAGGCCGGCCGGGTGTTCGCCGCAGTCCCGCCGCTGCACCGGGTCGTGGTGATGAACTCGGGCAGGAAGCCGAACGAGACGATCTACACCTACTCCGAGAAGGAGCTGCAGGGCGTCCTCGCCGGGCTGTCGAAGGCGAACCGGCGCTACCAGGACCCGATCCAGCGCTACAAGGGCCTCGGCGAGATGGACGCCGACCAGCTCGCGCTGACCACGATGGACCGCTCGCGGCGGACGCTGCGCCGGGTGAAGGTCTCGGACGCCGAGAACGCGGGCCGGGTCTTCGAGCTGCTGATGGGCAACGAGGTGGCGCCGCGCAAGGAGTTCATCGTCCGCGGCTCCGAGACGCTCTCGCGCGACCGCATCGACGTCT